A single Sorex araneus isolate mSorAra2 chromosome 8, mSorAra2.pri, whole genome shotgun sequence DNA region contains:
- the KLC3 gene encoding kinesin light chain 3 isoform X1, which translates to MSVQVAAPGGPERLSPEELVRQTRQVVQGLEALRAEHHGLAGHLAGALAGAELLEEKQQVLSHSLEAIELGLGEAQVLLALSAHMGALEAEKQRLRAQARRLAQENAWLREELEETQRRLQASEEAVAQLEEEKNHLEFLGQLRQYDPPAESQQPESPPRRDSLASLFPNEEEERRGPEAAGAAAAQQGGYEIPARLRTLHNLVIQYAGQGRYEVAVPLCRQALEDLERSSGHNHPDVATMLNILALVYRDQNKYKEATDLLHDALQIREQTLGPEHPAVAATLNNLAVLYGKRGRYREAEPLCQRALEIREKVLGAEHPDVAKQLNNLALLCQNQGKFEAVEQHYARALSIYEALGGPHDPNVAKTKNNLASAYLKQNKYQEAEALYKEILRREDLPAPLGEPRPRPAPTSFCMCPPHHHPFCCSPGAPATGTAGVTEQQPLRRSSSFSKFRESIRRGSEKLVSRLRGEVAAGAGGMKRAMSLGVLNTDAPQAAGAQFSSGHLSEASRALSASTQDLGPR; encoded by the exons ATGTCTGTGCAGGTGGCGGCCCCTGGGGGCCCCGAGCGCCTGAGCCCCGAGGAGCTGGTGCGCCAGACCCGGCAGGTGGTCCAGGGCCTGGAGGCACTGCGGGCCGAGCACCACGGCCTGGCCGGGCACCTGGCGGGCGCGCTGGCGGGCGCCGAGCTGCTGGAGGAGAAGCAGCAGGTGCTGAGCCACTCGCTGGAGGCCATCGAGCTGGGGCTGGGTGAAGCCCAG GTGCTGCTGGCCCTCTCGGCCCACATGGGCGCGCTGGAGGCTGAGAAGCAGCGGCTGCGGGCGCAGGCCCGGCGGCTGGCCCAGGAGAACGCGTGGCtgagggaggagctggaggaaaCGCAGCGGCGGCTGCAGGCCAGCGAGGAGGCTGTGGCGCagctggaggaggagaagaaccACCTGGAGTTCCTGGGCCAGCTGCGGCAGTATGACCCGCCCGCCGAGAGCCAG CAGCCTGAGTCCCCGCCTCGCCGAGACAGCCTGGCCTCCCTGTTCCccaatgaggaggaggagaggagag GTCCCGAGGCGGCAGGGGCAGCGGCGGCCCAGCAGGGAGGCTACGAGATCCCTGCGCGCCTGCGCACACTGCACAACCTGGTCATCCAGTACGCAGGCCAGGGCCGCTACGAGGTGGCCGTGCCACTCTGCCGCCAGGCCCTCGAGGACCTGGAACGGAGCTCGGGCCACAACCACCCGGACGTGGCCACCATGCTCAACATCCTGGCGCTGGTGTACCG GGACCAGAACAAATACAAAGAAGCCACAGACCTGCTCCACGATGCCCTGCAGATCCGGGAGCAGACACTGGGCCCCGAGCACCCCGCC GTGGCCGCCACCCTCAACAACCTGGCCGTGCTCTATGGGAAGCGGGGGCGCTACCGCGAGGCTGAGCCCCTGTGCCAGCGTGCCCTGGAGATCCGGGAAAAG GTCTTGGGCGCCGAGCACCCGGACGTGGCCAAGCAGCTGAACAACCTGGCGCTGCTGTGCCAGAACCAGGGCAAGTTCGAGGCGGTGGAACAGCACTACGCACGCGCGCTGAGCATCTACGAGGCCCTGGGCGGGCCCCACGACCCCAACGTGGCCAAGACCAAGAACAACCTG GCGTCCGCCTACCTGAAACAgaacaagtaccaggaggctgaggCGCTGTACAAGGAAATCCTGCGCCGGGAGGACCTGCCCGCCCCCCTGGgtgagccccgcccccgccccgcccccacaagCTTCTGTAtgtgtcccccccaccaccaccctttcTGTTGTTCCCCAGGGGCCCCCGCAACAGGCACAGCTGGTGTCACAGAGCAGCAG cccctgcggcGGAGCAGCTCCTTCTCAAAGTTCCGAGAGTCCATCCGGCGCGGGAGCGAGAAGCTGGTGTCGCGGCTGCGTGGCGAGGTGGCCGCAGGGGCCGGCGG GATGAAGCGCGCCATGTCACTGGGCGTGCTGAACACGGATGCCCCGCAGGCTGCTGGCGCCCAG TTCTCCAGTGGCCACCTGAGCGAAGCCTCTCGGGCCCTCAGCGCCAGCACCCAGGACCTGGGCCCCCGCTGA
- the KLC3 gene encoding kinesin light chain 3 isoform X3, with translation MSVQVAAPGGPERLSPEELVRQTRQVVQGLEALRAEHHGLAGHLAGALAGAELLEEKQQVLSHSLEAIELGLGEAQVLLALSAHMGALEAEKQRLRAQARRLAQENAWLREELEETQRRLQASEEAVAQLEEEKNHLEFLGQLRQYDPPAESQQPESPPRRDSLASLFPNEEEERRGPEAAGAAAAQQGGYEIPARLRTLHNLVIQYAGQGRYEVAVPLCRQALEDLERSSGHNHPDVATMLNILALVYRDQNKYKEATDLLHDALQIREQTLGPEHPAVAATLNNLAVLYGKRGRYREAEPLCQRALEIREKVLGAEHPDVAKQLNNLALLCQNQGKFEAVEQHYARALSIYEALGGPHDPNVAKTKNNLASAYLKQNKYQEAEALYKEILRREDLPAPLGAPATGTAGVTEQQPLRRSSSFSKFRESIRRGSEKLVSRLRGEVAAGAGGMKRAMSLGVLNTDAPQAAGAQFSSGHLSEASRALSASTQDLGPR, from the exons ATGTCTGTGCAGGTGGCGGCCCCTGGGGGCCCCGAGCGCCTGAGCCCCGAGGAGCTGGTGCGCCAGACCCGGCAGGTGGTCCAGGGCCTGGAGGCACTGCGGGCCGAGCACCACGGCCTGGCCGGGCACCTGGCGGGCGCGCTGGCGGGCGCCGAGCTGCTGGAGGAGAAGCAGCAGGTGCTGAGCCACTCGCTGGAGGCCATCGAGCTGGGGCTGGGTGAAGCCCAG GTGCTGCTGGCCCTCTCGGCCCACATGGGCGCGCTGGAGGCTGAGAAGCAGCGGCTGCGGGCGCAGGCCCGGCGGCTGGCCCAGGAGAACGCGTGGCtgagggaggagctggaggaaaCGCAGCGGCGGCTGCAGGCCAGCGAGGAGGCTGTGGCGCagctggaggaggagaagaaccACCTGGAGTTCCTGGGCCAGCTGCGGCAGTATGACCCGCCCGCCGAGAGCCAG CAGCCTGAGTCCCCGCCTCGCCGAGACAGCCTGGCCTCCCTGTTCCccaatgaggaggaggagaggagag GTCCCGAGGCGGCAGGGGCAGCGGCGGCCCAGCAGGGAGGCTACGAGATCCCTGCGCGCCTGCGCACACTGCACAACCTGGTCATCCAGTACGCAGGCCAGGGCCGCTACGAGGTGGCCGTGCCACTCTGCCGCCAGGCCCTCGAGGACCTGGAACGGAGCTCGGGCCACAACCACCCGGACGTGGCCACCATGCTCAACATCCTGGCGCTGGTGTACCG GGACCAGAACAAATACAAAGAAGCCACAGACCTGCTCCACGATGCCCTGCAGATCCGGGAGCAGACACTGGGCCCCGAGCACCCCGCC GTGGCCGCCACCCTCAACAACCTGGCCGTGCTCTATGGGAAGCGGGGGCGCTACCGCGAGGCTGAGCCCCTGTGCCAGCGTGCCCTGGAGATCCGGGAAAAG GTCTTGGGCGCCGAGCACCCGGACGTGGCCAAGCAGCTGAACAACCTGGCGCTGCTGTGCCAGAACCAGGGCAAGTTCGAGGCGGTGGAACAGCACTACGCACGCGCGCTGAGCATCTACGAGGCCCTGGGCGGGCCCCACGACCCCAACGTGGCCAAGACCAAGAACAACCTG GCGTCCGCCTACCTGAAACAgaacaagtaccaggaggctgaggCGCTGTACAAGGAAATCCTGCGCCGGGAGGACCTGCCCGCCCCCCTGG GGGCCCCCGCAACAGGCACAGCTGGTGTCACAGAGCAGCAG cccctgcggcGGAGCAGCTCCTTCTCAAAGTTCCGAGAGTCCATCCGGCGCGGGAGCGAGAAGCTGGTGTCGCGGCTGCGTGGCGAGGTGGCCGCAGGGGCCGGCGG GATGAAGCGCGCCATGTCACTGGGCGTGCTGAACACGGATGCCCCGCAGGCTGCTGGCGCCCAG TTCTCCAGTGGCCACCTGAGCGAAGCCTCTCGGGCCCTCAGCGCCAGCACCCAGGACCTGGGCCCCCGCTGA
- the KLC3 gene encoding kinesin light chain 3 isoform X4, with protein sequence MSVQVAAPGGPERLSPEELVRQTRQVVQGLEALRAEHHGLAGHLAGALAGAELLEEKQQVLSHSLEAIELGLGEAQVLLALSAHMGALEAEKQRLRAQARRLAQENAWLREELEETQRRLQASEEAVAQLEEEKNHLEFLGQLRQYDPPAESQPESPPRRDSLASLFPNEEEERRGPEAAGAAAAQQGGYEIPARLRTLHNLVIQYAGQGRYEVAVPLCRQALEDLERSSGHNHPDVATMLNILALVYRDQNKYKEATDLLHDALQIREQTLGPEHPAVAATLNNLAVLYGKRGRYREAEPLCQRALEIREKVLGAEHPDVAKQLNNLALLCQNQGKFEAVEQHYARALSIYEALGGPHDPNVAKTKNNLASAYLKQNKYQEAEALYKEILRREDLPAPLGAPATGTAGVTEQQPLRRSSSFSKFRESIRRGSEKLVSRLRGEVAAGAGGMKRAMSLGVLNTDAPQAAGAQFSSGHLSEASRALSASTQDLGPR encoded by the exons ATGTCTGTGCAGGTGGCGGCCCCTGGGGGCCCCGAGCGCCTGAGCCCCGAGGAGCTGGTGCGCCAGACCCGGCAGGTGGTCCAGGGCCTGGAGGCACTGCGGGCCGAGCACCACGGCCTGGCCGGGCACCTGGCGGGCGCGCTGGCGGGCGCCGAGCTGCTGGAGGAGAAGCAGCAGGTGCTGAGCCACTCGCTGGAGGCCATCGAGCTGGGGCTGGGTGAAGCCCAG GTGCTGCTGGCCCTCTCGGCCCACATGGGCGCGCTGGAGGCTGAGAAGCAGCGGCTGCGGGCGCAGGCCCGGCGGCTGGCCCAGGAGAACGCGTGGCtgagggaggagctggaggaaaCGCAGCGGCGGCTGCAGGCCAGCGAGGAGGCTGTGGCGCagctggaggaggagaagaaccACCTGGAGTTCCTGGGCCAGCTGCGGCAGTATGACCCGCCCGCCGAGAGCCAG CCTGAGTCCCCGCCTCGCCGAGACAGCCTGGCCTCCCTGTTCCccaatgaggaggaggagaggagag GTCCCGAGGCGGCAGGGGCAGCGGCGGCCCAGCAGGGAGGCTACGAGATCCCTGCGCGCCTGCGCACACTGCACAACCTGGTCATCCAGTACGCAGGCCAGGGCCGCTACGAGGTGGCCGTGCCACTCTGCCGCCAGGCCCTCGAGGACCTGGAACGGAGCTCGGGCCACAACCACCCGGACGTGGCCACCATGCTCAACATCCTGGCGCTGGTGTACCG GGACCAGAACAAATACAAAGAAGCCACAGACCTGCTCCACGATGCCCTGCAGATCCGGGAGCAGACACTGGGCCCCGAGCACCCCGCC GTGGCCGCCACCCTCAACAACCTGGCCGTGCTCTATGGGAAGCGGGGGCGCTACCGCGAGGCTGAGCCCCTGTGCCAGCGTGCCCTGGAGATCCGGGAAAAG GTCTTGGGCGCCGAGCACCCGGACGTGGCCAAGCAGCTGAACAACCTGGCGCTGCTGTGCCAGAACCAGGGCAAGTTCGAGGCGGTGGAACAGCACTACGCACGCGCGCTGAGCATCTACGAGGCCCTGGGCGGGCCCCACGACCCCAACGTGGCCAAGACCAAGAACAACCTG GCGTCCGCCTACCTGAAACAgaacaagtaccaggaggctgaggCGCTGTACAAGGAAATCCTGCGCCGGGAGGACCTGCCCGCCCCCCTGG GGGCCCCCGCAACAGGCACAGCTGGTGTCACAGAGCAGCAG cccctgcggcGGAGCAGCTCCTTCTCAAAGTTCCGAGAGTCCATCCGGCGCGGGAGCGAGAAGCTGGTGTCGCGGCTGCGTGGCGAGGTGGCCGCAGGGGCCGGCGG GATGAAGCGCGCCATGTCACTGGGCGTGCTGAACACGGATGCCCCGCAGGCTGCTGGCGCCCAG TTCTCCAGTGGCCACCTGAGCGAAGCCTCTCGGGCCCTCAGCGCCAGCACCCAGGACCTGGGCCCCCGCTGA
- the KLC3 gene encoding kinesin light chain 3 isoform X2: protein MSVQVAAPGGPERLSPEELVRQTRQVVQGLEALRAEHHGLAGHLAGALAGAELLEEKQQVLSHSLEAIELGLGEAQVLLALSAHMGALEAEKQRLRAQARRLAQENAWLREELEETQRRLQASEEAVAQLEEEKNHLEFLGQLRQYDPPAESQPESPPRRDSLASLFPNEEEERRGPEAAGAAAAQQGGYEIPARLRTLHNLVIQYAGQGRYEVAVPLCRQALEDLERSSGHNHPDVATMLNILALVYRDQNKYKEATDLLHDALQIREQTLGPEHPAVAATLNNLAVLYGKRGRYREAEPLCQRALEIREKVLGAEHPDVAKQLNNLALLCQNQGKFEAVEQHYARALSIYEALGGPHDPNVAKTKNNLASAYLKQNKYQEAEALYKEILRREDLPAPLGEPRPRPAPTSFCMCPPHHHPFCCSPGAPATGTAGVTEQQPLRRSSSFSKFRESIRRGSEKLVSRLRGEVAAGAGGMKRAMSLGVLNTDAPQAAGAQVRCPWAGLAAGVGGGRGAGRAGS from the exons ATGTCTGTGCAGGTGGCGGCCCCTGGGGGCCCCGAGCGCCTGAGCCCCGAGGAGCTGGTGCGCCAGACCCGGCAGGTGGTCCAGGGCCTGGAGGCACTGCGGGCCGAGCACCACGGCCTGGCCGGGCACCTGGCGGGCGCGCTGGCGGGCGCCGAGCTGCTGGAGGAGAAGCAGCAGGTGCTGAGCCACTCGCTGGAGGCCATCGAGCTGGGGCTGGGTGAAGCCCAG GTGCTGCTGGCCCTCTCGGCCCACATGGGCGCGCTGGAGGCTGAGAAGCAGCGGCTGCGGGCGCAGGCCCGGCGGCTGGCCCAGGAGAACGCGTGGCtgagggaggagctggaggaaaCGCAGCGGCGGCTGCAGGCCAGCGAGGAGGCTGTGGCGCagctggaggaggagaagaaccACCTGGAGTTCCTGGGCCAGCTGCGGCAGTATGACCCGCCCGCCGAGAGCCAG CCTGAGTCCCCGCCTCGCCGAGACAGCCTGGCCTCCCTGTTCCccaatgaggaggaggagaggagag GTCCCGAGGCGGCAGGGGCAGCGGCGGCCCAGCAGGGAGGCTACGAGATCCCTGCGCGCCTGCGCACACTGCACAACCTGGTCATCCAGTACGCAGGCCAGGGCCGCTACGAGGTGGCCGTGCCACTCTGCCGCCAGGCCCTCGAGGACCTGGAACGGAGCTCGGGCCACAACCACCCGGACGTGGCCACCATGCTCAACATCCTGGCGCTGGTGTACCG GGACCAGAACAAATACAAAGAAGCCACAGACCTGCTCCACGATGCCCTGCAGATCCGGGAGCAGACACTGGGCCCCGAGCACCCCGCC GTGGCCGCCACCCTCAACAACCTGGCCGTGCTCTATGGGAAGCGGGGGCGCTACCGCGAGGCTGAGCCCCTGTGCCAGCGTGCCCTGGAGATCCGGGAAAAG GTCTTGGGCGCCGAGCACCCGGACGTGGCCAAGCAGCTGAACAACCTGGCGCTGCTGTGCCAGAACCAGGGCAAGTTCGAGGCGGTGGAACAGCACTACGCACGCGCGCTGAGCATCTACGAGGCCCTGGGCGGGCCCCACGACCCCAACGTGGCCAAGACCAAGAACAACCTG GCGTCCGCCTACCTGAAACAgaacaagtaccaggaggctgaggCGCTGTACAAGGAAATCCTGCGCCGGGAGGACCTGCCCGCCCCCCTGGgtgagccccgcccccgccccgcccccacaagCTTCTGTAtgtgtcccccccaccaccaccctttcTGTTGTTCCCCAGGGGCCCCCGCAACAGGCACAGCTGGTGTCACAGAGCAGCAG cccctgcggcGGAGCAGCTCCTTCTCAAAGTTCCGAGAGTCCATCCGGCGCGGGAGCGAGAAGCTGGTGTCGCGGCTGCGTGGCGAGGTGGCCGCAGGGGCCGGCGG GATGAAGCGCGCCATGTCACTGGGCGTGCTGAACACGGATGCCCCGCAGGCTGCTGGCGCCCAGGTGAGGTGCCCCTGGGCAGGTTTGGccgctggggtgggaggggggaggggggcgggccgAGCCGGCAGCTGA
- the ERCC2 gene encoding general transcription and DNA repair factor IIH helicase subunit XPD, with translation MKLNVDGLLVYFPYDYIYPEQFSYMLELKRTLDAKGHGVLEMPSGTGKTVSLLALIMAYQRAYPLEVTKLIYCSRTVPEIEKVIEELRKLINFYEKQEGEKLPFLGLALSSRKNLCIHPEVTPLRFGKDVDGKCHSLTASYVRAQYQQDSSLPHCRFFEEFDAHGRQVPLPAGIYNLDDLKALGQRNGWCPYFLARYSILHANVVVYSYHYLLDPKIADLVSKELARKAVVVFDEAHNIDNVCIDSMSVNITRRTLDRCQGNLETLQKTVLRIKETDEKRLREEYRRLVEGLREASVARETDAHLANPVLPDEVLQEAVPGSIRTAEHFLGFLRRLLEFVKWRLRVQHVVQESPPAFLSSLAQRVCIQRKPLRFCAERLRSLLHTLEIADLADFSPLTLLANFATLVSTYAKGFTIIIEPFDDRTPTIANPVLHFSCMDASLAIKPVFERFQSVIITSGTLSPLDIYPKILDFHPVTMATFTMTLARVCLCPMIIGRGNDQVAISSKFETREDIAVIRNYGNLLLEMSAVVPDGIVAFFTSYQYMESTVASWYEQGILENIQRNKLLFIETQDGAETSVALEKYQEACENGRGAILLSVARGKVSEGIDFVHHYGRAVIMFGVPYVYTQSRILKARLEYLRDQFQIRENDFLTFDAMRHAAQCVGRAIRGKTDYGLMVFADKRFARADKRGKLPRWIQEHLTDANLNLTVDEGVQVAKYFLRQMAQPFHREDQLGLSLLSLEQLQSEETLRRVEQIAQQL, from the exons ATGAA GCTCAACGTGGACGGGCTGCTGGTTTACTTCCCGTACGACTACATCTACCCCGAGCAGTTCTCCTACATGCTGGAGCTGAAGCGCACGCTGGACGCCAAG GGCCATGGAGTCCTGGAGATGCCCTCGGGCACAGGGAAGACTGTGTCTCTGCTGGCCCTGATCATGGCTTACCAGAGG GCATATCCGCTGGAGGTGACGAAGCTCATCTACTGCTCAAGAACTGTGCCCGAGATCGAGAAG GTGATTGAAGAACTGCGCAAGTTGATCAACTTTTATGAGAAGCAGGAGGGCGAGAAGCTGCCATTTTTAGGGCTGGCGCTGAGCTCCCGCAAGAACCTGTGTATCCATCCTGAG GTGACCCCCCTCCGCTTCGGGAAGGATGTGGACGGGAAGTGCCACAGCCTCACAGCGTCCTACGTGCGTGCGCAGTACCAGCAGGACTCCAGCCTGCCCCACTGCCGCTTCTTCGAG gAGTTTGATGCCCATGGGCGTCAGGTGCCCCTTCCCGCTGGCATCTACAACCTAGATGACTTGAAGGCCCTGGGGCAGCGCAACGGCTGGTGCCCGTATTTCCTTGCCCGCTACTCG ATCCTGCATGCCAACGTGGTGGTGTACAGTTACCATTACCTCCTGGACCCCAAGATTGCAGACCTAGTGTCCAAGGAGCTGGCCCGCAAGGCTGTGGTGGTCTTCGATGAGGCTCACAACATCG ATAACGTCTGCATCGACTCCATGAGCGTCAACATCACCCGCCGGACCCTCGACCGCTGCCAGGGCAACCTGGAGACGCTGCAGAAGACGGTGCTCAG GATCAAGGAGACGGATGAGAAGCGGCTGCGGGAGGAGTACCGGCGTCTGGTGGAGGGGCTGCGGGAGGCCAGCGTGGCCCGCGAGACCGACGCCCACCTGGCCAACCCCGTGCTGCCCGACGAGGTGCTGCAGG AAGCCGTGCCCGGCTCCATCCGCACGGCCGAGCACTTCCTGGGCTTCCTGCGGCGCCTGCTGGAGTTTGTCAAGTGGCGGCTGCGCGTGCAGCACGTGGTGCAGGAGAGCCCGCCCGCCTTCCTGAGCAGCCTGGCGCAGCGCGTGTGCATCCAGCGCAAGCCCCTCAG ATTCTGTGCCGAGCGCCTCCGCTCCCTGCTGCACACGCTGGAGATCGCCGACCTGGCCGACTTCTCCCCACTCACTCTCCTCGCCAACTTCGCCACCCTGGTCAGCACTTACGCCAAGG GTTTCACCATCATTATCGAGCCCTTTGACGACAGGACCCCCACCATCGCCAACCCGGTCCTGCACTTCAG CTGCATGGACGCCTCACTGGCCATCAAGCCCGTGTTTGAACGTTTCCAGTCTGTCATCATCACTTCCGGG ACGCTGTCCCCCCTGGACATTTACCCCAAGATCCTGGACTTCCATCCCGTCACCATGGCGACCTTCACCATGACTCTGGCCCGGGTCTGCCTCTGCCCAATG ATCATTGGCCGAGGCAACGACCAGGTGGCCATCAGCTCCAAGTTTGAGACCCGCGAGGACATAG ccgTGATCCGGAACTACGGGAACCTTCTGCTGGAGATGTCGGCCGTGGTCCCCGACGGCATCGTGGCCTTCTTCACCAGCTACCAGTACATGGAGAGCACTGTGGCCTCCTGGTACGAGCAG ggcATTCTTGAAAACATCCAGAGGAACAAGCTGCTTTTCATCGAGACCCAGGATGGGGCAGAGACCAGCGTGGCGCTGGAGAAGTACCAGGAG GCCTGCGAGAATGGCCGTGGGGCCATCCTGCTCTCCGTGGCCCGTGGCAAAGTATCTGAGGGCATAGACTTTG TGCACCACTACGGGCGGGCTGTCATCATGTTTGGCGTCCCCTACGTCTACACCCAAAGCCGCATTCTCAAG GCACGGCTGGAGTACTTGCGGGACCAGTTTCAGATCCGTGAGAATGACTTCCTAACCTTCGACGCCATGCGCCACGCAGCCCAGTGTGTGGGCCGGGCCATCCGGGGCAAGACCGACTACGGCCTCATGGTCTTTGCCGATAAA CGGTTTGCCCGGGCGGACAAGCGAGGGAAGCTGCCCCGCTGGATCCAGGAGCACCTCACCGATGCCAACCTCAACCTGACGGTGGACGAGGGCGTGCAGGTGGCCAAGTACTTCCTGCGGCAGATGGCGCAGCCCTTCCACCGG GAGGACCAGCTGGGCCTGTCCCTGCTCAGCCTGGAGCAGCTGCAGTCGGAGGAGACACTCCGCAGGGTGGAGCAGATCGCCCAGCAGTTGTAG